The DNA segment tcttaattcaaagtaaattaaaaataatttatattattatctttaaaaaatatatataaattaaaatattacagAATTATTCACATATATCAAAGAAAATATAGTATTACACAAACAATCTTACTTACCAATCGAAACACAATTTCAGTTACTATTTCAATAATActactgtaatttttttttttttttcattcgttCAATTGATTGATCCTCCCAATTTTTTACATATCTGGCCCAAGCCCAAAATTTCCAAGGGACGGCCTTAAGAGGTCAGCAGTTGTACTATTTTTTTATAAGAAATGAAAACACAGTACAATTACCAAAATATTGGAAATTCGAAAACAATTGACCATAACCAAGTGGTTGAGGCCTACGTGGGACGTGCAGAGTCTTCTGATTCCCACGTTGGTTATGAATGTGTGTCTGTGAGTTTATAGGCATGTGCTAAAGTTCCACCCAGTCAACAATTGCCTGGATGTGAATGTTGCTTCAGTAACTCTTATACTTCATTTTGTATGTTTACTTTATGACAAAAAAAAATGACAATTTTACACTAAAAatggcaaaaatgatcaatttcaGCCATATTTTTAACTACGAAGTAATGAGGAAATGAGATTTTACAGGCATGCCTGACATCTTGATCATACCTACTATACCAATAATAGGGTGGGAGAAAACTCTTCTATCAAATTGAACTTGTCAGTCATGCACAAAATGATAATTTAATTTCCAAGTTCATTTCAGATTTTTTGGCCAACCTTATTCTTTAGGCAATTAACCAAACTTAAGGATATATTATACTTAATTAAAATACAAACAAATAGTTCATCAggcatacaattctgctagcagTTGTCAGAAGGGATGGATGAAGGGAGTAGAAGAGAAGAACTCGATGAACACTTTATTGGATTTTAAAATAAGTCCAAGGATGTGGGTGTTTATCAGTACAAATGGTTCTAATCCCATCTGATGGTGCAACCCCTGGCATGCAGAATCTCAAGTATTTCCTCCGTTAAAATGAACCTGAGAGCAGTATTCAACTTAACCTTTTTGATCCGGACACAGCAAGCCCTAAGCGCAAGCTCAAACCCTATCACAGTTACATTTTTGAGGAGCACCAGTTTTGCATCTTGCAAGCGCGTCAGATTTCCCATCACCATGCATAATGCCATGTCCGATATATTGCAGTAGCTCAAATTTATCTGCCACCATCAAAGAGTTTCAATGTTTCCACATGAATTTAATTACCCTAACCCTGAAATCAAGCAACTCCTACCAACACATAGCTATAGAAAATCACACTAAGAGCTCCATTTTTTCATAGGATTTTCAAATTCACCATTTCTCTTTACATGGTCAATAGGAACTCTGATGTTCACTCAATTTGAATGAGAAACTACTAAATACTCCCCACTAAGGAACCATGAATCAAATAAACCATAAATTACTCAAAATATATGGTAAGGTGTTGCCACTGTAAATCCAGAAGAGGGAACCATAGTTGTGGGTCCATCAGAAATGAAAATagatttctatatatatatatgtgtgtgtgtgtgtgtgaattaGGATAGTATGAGACTCAATTTGATCAAATATGGAGAAGGGGACTCTTGGTGAATGGTGACTTCCTAGTCTGTTATGAGGAACAGATACAGTAATTTAAGATTGAAATATAGCTAACATGTATGCTACCAGTGATGGAAACATATCTCCCTTTCTTTTGGGTTTTGGGGGGTAAGTGCTAACAGATGGACATTGCATGCTAGATCCAGGGTCATTCATTCTTTGTATCATAAACTACTTCACATTCACCTTCATCCATTTGAACATCCAATCCTGCTGCTTTCGTTCTTATCTAAGTGTGTCCCATTTTGAGTATCAACATGGACAAGAAGGGTGTTGAATTTGGTCATTGTGACAGGGATGAAGACCTCAATGATCTGACTATGATTTTGAGCTCACTGACTCAGTACTAAACCTAGCCCATTGAATTCCAGCAGCATCAAAAGCTTTGGCTGTGGGATGGGAGTTAAAGTTTCTCCAAGTAATATTCTTATTTCGTGTTAAACCATAGATATGTAATTAGATTTTGAAGTTTTATTCTCATTGCTAAAGTTTAGCACATTACTAAAATTTTAGcagaaaaaaataaatcaattaactgGATTCAATACCTGACGCAGGTTCAGTGAGTAATAGGCAAGTGCTGAGAATCCCATATCATCAATATTCCAACAATGTTTCAAGTCCAAATCTGCTATTGTCCTACACTTGGCTGCAAATGCCGTCAAACCTACACTTGTGATTTTGCCAAGTCCTCTCAATTCCAGATCAGAGAGCTCCTCCAGATACCCTAGTAATTTCATCCCTCTATCAGTAATATTACTGCAGTATGACAAGTTAAGCTTTTTCAACTTCTTGCAACCACTTGATAAAGCAGCTAAACCATCATCTCCTATACCGATACAGCTGAATCCACAAAAGAAAGACGAACTCATGTTTCTACCAGCTAAAAACATTTGAAAACAATACCAACTTGATTATAGGGCTTTAAATTACCGGTATAGATCCAGTTCATGAAGCTTTGAACAATTAGAAGCAATATAGAATAGTCCTTTGTCTGATATGTTTGCACAAACTCCTAATTTCAAGCATAGAAGTCTTGAACATCTAGAGAGGTATTCAAGCCCTGCAAGAGAAGAGCATCTACATTCAATTCAATTTGTCAGAAACAGCTAAAAAACCCCATTTTGTGAATGTCTTGAAAGCTTACCTTTGTCATTTATGCCACCACAATCAGTAAGATCAAGCTCCTCAAGCAGTAAGCAATGTGATCCAAGCTGTTCAACACCCTCCTCAGTGATCATATTGCAAGACTCTAACTTCAGGCACACAAGGTTCCTACAAGAGTCTGCTATAGCAGAAATTGCAGCATCAGTTATAGAATGACAACATGCTAAATTGAGACTCTTTAAATTGACACAGCCCGAGACAAGCTGAATAATGCCCATATTGGTCACCCCCATGCATTTGGTCAATCCAATTTCAGCCAAAGACCTAAAATAGCTACTCATGGTCGTGAAATTAGTGTCTGAAACAAGAGCACCATTAATTATAATCGTGCTCAGATTCTTCAAGTCCTTCATGCAGTGGAGAAGGGCTGGGGAAAGTTCCTACAGGCAAGAAAATAACAAAACTtggttcaaataaaaaaaaagatagaTATATCCAAAAATCCACCAGATTGCAATGATTTACTTACTGAAAAGCAGTAAGCAGCGTTTATCTGCCTAAGTCCACTATGTACTCTAATTATGGAAATGAAGCTGGACGAACTCAAACAATTACACCTTGACACATCAATTGCCTGCAGGAAAAGCACGCATATCTCACACAATTTGAGTTGATCACCTATATACACTAAGATGATTCCAGTGTCACCCCAATACATGCAAAATATCATACCTGTAGTGAAGGACAAGCATTTTCAAGAAATTGTAATGCCACATCATCCACCAAGGGGCAGGCCACCATAGCCAAAACCTCCAGCTTTGGCAAAGAGGCAATAGAACGGAGCGATTCACTTGTCACCTAAAGTCATTCCAAACATCGACATATCACATATATACAATCAATTAGGTTGGCTAGGGAACTTCAGGAGGAAAGAAAAGTGTCCAAATCCAGCAGTTTTGCTTCCCAACATGGATAAAATAAAGTTGGCCACAAACCTTTAGATAAGACACATCAAGATACTTCAAGTCGAGGCACTTCTTGCACAAAAGACCAACACCCAGATCAGATATTTCCATGCACCACTTCAAGCTTAGCCTCTTCAATTTCCCACAACCCACAGCAATCTTCGCTAACCCAACATCACTCACTCCCAAGCACTTGTCCATCGTCAGCTCCCTCAACCCTCCAGCACACGATATGGCCGCCGCCTCCCTGTCTCCGAAACTGCAACAATACGACACGTCGACCCGCTCCAGAAACGGGCACGCCCGAACCAGCATCTCCAGCCCCGAGAATTTCAGTCCGGTGGCCCTACTCAAGTTCAAAGATTTCAGCTTCCGAGACCATGCCTCAGGCTCACAACTCAGCAGAAGAGAAATCATCCCGTCGTCAATACTTGAACACACGGAGAGGTCCAGGGTATCAATGTTACTGTGCTTGCGAAGAAGAGCCGCTAGGAACTCGACGCGGAGGACACGGAGAGTTTTACGAGTTAGGATATCGACTCGGAGAAATTCTTTGCAAACGAGTCGCCACCTTTTGCGATCTGACTCGTCACTGAGTTTGTCATTGACCCGAACGAGTAAATCCTCCGTTAAGACCGAGAGTATAGATTCAGACGACATTCGGTGCTTCATTTttcgttttctttttttttttttctaattctcAAATACAAAGGTtgttttttgtcttttttttttttcttgttcagGTAGGGACAAACAAGAAGAGGAGGCGGACGTGGAGGAGGGGGTGATGGATGCGCTTTGACAGAGTCCGAAACAGGCCGAGACGGATATTATGGATCCGATTCATTGTTTGGGAAACAGGTTTACCAGATAAGGAAATCTGAACTTGTTGGGTGATGCAGTTGCAGAAATGTTTATGTTAAAAGAGGAAGGAAGTGAGAGAAAAGCACGGGGAGGAACAGTCAAACTGGTGTAGAGGCATTATATGATACATGCATGACCACAAGAGGATAAATTTTCAATTGACCTTTATATCACATGGCAAAATACTACTGGCTGAGGGGGTAGTTAGAATTACTGATGTACCACAGATAACGGAACAAGGAATAGGGGTATTTTGGGAACTGAGGCAAATATATACAATGATTAAGAAAGATGGTCATTGCCATAGGATGGGATGGTGATGAGAACACGTGGTGCGTGTAGAAGGGGGTAAGTGTTTGATGTGAAAAGTAGAAGAGCAGAGGATAAAAAGCTGAGAAAGAGGGTGTACGCCTGTACCGCACCTCCTACGAAAGCCGTAAG comes from the Hevea brasiliensis isolate MT/VB/25A 57/8 chromosome 5, ASM3005281v1, whole genome shotgun sequence genome and includes:
- the LOC110666144 gene encoding F-box/LRR-repeat protein 3, with protein sequence MKHRMSSESILSVLTEDLLVRVNDKLSDESDRKRWRLVCKEFLRVDILTRKTLRVLRVEFLAALLRKHSNIDTLDLSVCSSIDDGMISLLLSCEPEAWSRKLKSLNLSRATGLKFSGLEMLVRACPFLERVDVSYCCSFGDREAAAISCAGGLRELTMDKCLGVSDVGLAKIAVGCGKLKRLSLKWCMEISDLGVGLLCKKCLDLKYLDVSYLKVTSESLRSIASLPKLEVLAMVACPLVDDVALQFLENACPSLQAIDVSRCNCLSSSSFISIIRVHSGLRQINAAYCFSELSPALLHCMKDLKNLSTIIINGALVSDTNFTTMSSYFRSLAEIGLTKCMGVTNMGIIQLVSGCVNLKSLNLACCHSITDAAISAIADSCRNLVCLKLESCNMITEEGVEQLGSHCLLLEELDLTDCGGINDKGLEYLSRCSRLLCLKLGVCANISDKGLFYIASNCSKLHELDLYRCIGIGDDGLAALSSGCKKLKKLNLSYCSNITDRGMKLLGYLEELSDLELRGLGKITSVGLTAFAAKCRTIADLDLKHCWNIDDMGFSALAYYSLNLRQINLSYCNISDMALCMVMGNLTRLQDAKLVLLKNVTVIGFELALRACCVRIKKVKLNTALRFILTEEILEILHARGCTIRWD